One part of the Paracoccus sp. MBLB3053 genome encodes these proteins:
- a CDS encoding NifU family protein produces MFIQTETTPNPATLKFLPGETVLGTGTADFPEAEAAASSPLARRIFAVPGVTGVFLGSDFVTVTKAEGAVWDHLKPSVLGAIMEHYQSGAPVIEGSSTSGHNEQDGPDAEIVNQIKELLDTRVRPAVAQDGGDITFHGFDRGVVYLHMQGACAGCPSSTLTLKMGIENLLRHYIPEVTEVRPVA; encoded by the coding sequence ATGTTCATCCAGACCGAAACCACGCCGAACCCCGCCACGCTGAAGTTTCTTCCCGGCGAGACCGTGCTGGGAACCGGAACTGCCGATTTCCCCGAAGCGGAGGCCGCAGCCAGCAGCCCGCTTGCCCGCCGCATCTTCGCGGTTCCCGGCGTCACCGGGGTTTTCCTGGGCTCGGATTTCGTGACAGTGACCAAGGCCGAAGGTGCGGTCTGGGATCATCTGAAGCCCTCGGTTCTGGGCGCCATCATGGAACACTACCAGTCAGGTGCGCCGGTGATCGAAGGCTCATCGACCAGTGGGCATAACGAACAGGACGGTCCCGACGCCGAGATCGTCAACCAGATCAAGGAACTGCTAGACACTCGCGTGCGCCCGGCAGTGGCTCAGGATGGCGGCGACATCACCTTCCACGGTTTCGACCGCGGCGTGGTCTATCTGCACATGCAAGGCGCCTGCGCTGGGTGCCCCTCTTCGACGCTGACGCTGAAGATGGGGATCGAAAATCTCTTGCGTCACTATATCCCCGAGGTGACAGAGGTTCGCCCCGTTGCCTGA
- a CDS encoding CPBP family glutamic-type intramembrane protease gives MDRRLGLVAGMTIPFLALLFWVLTRSFSPVTGYFLGLCIYWMLLAVGILLHPRWSMKPRWPAHWAVLAFALLIGLAFFATSRHMSVLSPHVAFLVLCSALLNGTLEEAFWRGALVPDLGAGDWRRALMPLGLFTLWHIAPAAGVRDLSLPGGSMGMLVAAAIFGVAAMAARLSSGTAGASAIGHVLVNLSTFWAIASHP, from the coding sequence ATGGACCGCCGCCTCGGCCTCGTGGCGGGGATGACGATACCTTTCCTGGCGCTGCTGTTCTGGGTGCTGACAAGAAGTTTTTCGCCAGTAACCGGATATTTCCTTGGTCTGTGCATCTACTGGATGCTTCTGGCAGTGGGGATTCTGCTTCATCCGCGCTGGTCGATGAAACCGCGATGGCCGGCGCACTGGGCCGTGCTCGCCTTCGCATTGCTGATCGGCCTGGCTTTCTTTGCGACCAGCAGACACATGTCAGTCCTGTCGCCGCACGTGGCATTCCTGGTGCTGTGTTCGGCGCTTCTGAACGGCACCCTGGAAGAGGCATTCTGGCGAGGCGCCCTTGTTCCCGATCTGGGTGCAGGGGATTGGAGGCGTGCTCTCATGCCCCTTGGCTTGTTCACCCTTTGGCATATCGCGCCTGCTGCAGGGGTACGGGACTTGTCGTTGCCGGGCGGCTCCATGGGGATGCTCGTCGCCGCCGCCATCTTTGGTGTCGCGGCAATGGCTGCGCGTCTCAGTTCCGGGACAGCCGGAGCATCGGCAATCGGCCATGTGCTGGTGAACCTTTCCACTTTCTGGGCAATCGCGTCGCACCCCTGA
- the truA gene encoding tRNA pseudouridine(38-40) synthase TruA yields MPRYALLIEYDGTPFAGWQAQADQPSVQGAIEAALARLDPGYAQGARIAAAGRTDAGVHATGQVAHAELAKEWDPFRLSEALNWHLKPAPVAILAAARVADDFHARFSAVERRYLFRLVARRAPVTHDRGRVWQVLNPLDIGAMREGAAHLIGLHDFTTFRSTMCQSNSPVKTLDEIRIDQVAIPKGHEYRFHLRARSFLHNQVRSIVGTLERVGAGSWAPDRIADALEARDRAACGPVCPPQGLYLSGVGYPIDPFEAGSA; encoded by the coding sequence ATGCCCCGTTACGCATTGCTGATCGAATATGACGGCACCCCCTTTGCCGGCTGGCAGGCGCAGGCGGACCAGCCGAGCGTGCAGGGCGCGATCGAAGCGGCATTGGCCCGCCTCGACCCCGGTTACGCACAGGGCGCGCGCATCGCGGCGGCAGGCCGCACCGACGCAGGTGTCCACGCCACCGGACAGGTGGCCCATGCCGAGCTGGCCAAGGAATGGGACCCGTTTCGCCTGTCCGAGGCGCTGAACTGGCACCTGAAGCCGGCGCCCGTCGCGATTCTTGCCGCGGCCCGTGTCGCCGATGATTTCCATGCACGGTTTTCCGCGGTCGAGCGGCGCTATCTATTCCGTCTCGTGGCGCGACGAGCCCCCGTCACGCACGATCGGGGACGGGTCTGGCAGGTACTGAACCCCTTGGATATCGGCGCGATGCGCGAGGGCGCCGCCCATCTCATCGGCCTGCATGATTTCACCACCTTCCGGTCGACCATGTGCCAGTCGAACAGCCCGGTGAAAACGCTGGATGAGATCCGAATCGACCAAGTTGCCATCCCCAAGGGCCACGAATACCGCTTTCATCTCAGGGCGCGGTCCTTCCTGCACAACCAGGTCCGCTCGATCGTCGGAACGCTCGAGCGCGTCGGGGCCGGTTCATGGGCGCCCGATCGGATTGCCGATGCTCTTGAAGCGCGGGACCGTGCCGCCTGCGGGCCGGTCTGCCCGCCGCAGGGACTTTATCTGTCCGGTGTAGGATACCCTATTGACCCGTTCGAGGCAGGTTCCGCCTGA
- a CDS encoding universal stress protein, with the protein MRKFLVVLDDSRECLNAIRFAAMRAAKTGGAVQVLAVIPTSEIQHGLGVADVMRAEAYERIQAHFEVFAKWMRDRPGVEPELVVREGEPGNELLAQVGDDPEIGIIVLAASVESTGPGPLISRLMREVATLPCPVTIVPGDISRERLEQIT; encoded by the coding sequence ATGCGGAAATTCTTGGTGGTTCTGGACGATTCCCGCGAATGCCTGAACGCCATCCGGTTCGCGGCAATGCGAGCGGCCAAGACAGGCGGAGCGGTCCAGGTTCTGGCGGTAATTCCCACCTCGGAGATACAGCACGGTCTGGGCGTCGCGGATGTCATGCGCGCCGAAGCCTATGAGCGCATCCAGGCGCATTTCGAGGTCTTCGCGAAATGGATGCGTGACAGGCCCGGAGTCGAGCCGGAACTGGTCGTGCGCGAGGGTGAGCCGGGCAACGAACTTCTGGCCCAGGTCGGCGATGACCCGGAAATCGGGATCATCGTGCTGGCCGCGTCGGTCGAAAGCACGGGGCCTGGACCGCTGATCTCGCGGCTGATGCGCGAAGTGGCAACGCTGCCCTGCCCGGTTACCATCGTTCCGGGCGACATCTCGCGGGAGCGGCTCGAACAGATCACCTGA
- a CDS encoding sugar transferase — translation MSFRKRAFDITFALILLVPLSVVMAVVAIALLLTQGRPLLYVAPRMRAPGEQFNLLKFRTMLREEGDFGATGAHKHWRITRVGRILRRTRIDELPQLFNILRGDMSFVGPRPPLKEYVERFPALYAQVLKNRPGVTGLATMIYHAHEDRIMARCKTAEATEAAYYRRCLPTKLRLDLIYQRRRNLRVDLWIIWHTLMTVLIPAWQGRGRRRVPSGKQGQPVTKAQAPDRVPAE, via the coding sequence ATGTCGTTTCGCAAGCGGGCCTTCGACATCACCTTCGCCCTTATCCTTCTCGTTCCGCTTTCCGTGGTCATGGCCGTTGTCGCGATTGCGCTTCTGCTTACCCAGGGAAGGCCGCTGCTTTACGTCGCGCCGCGGATGCGTGCGCCGGGCGAGCAGTTCAATCTTCTGAAATTCCGCACCATGCTGCGTGAAGAAGGGGATTTCGGCGCAACAGGTGCGCACAAGCATTGGCGCATCACCCGCGTCGGTCGCATTTTGCGGCGCACGCGCATCGACGAACTTCCTCAGCTATTCAATATCTTGCGCGGAGACATGAGCTTTGTCGGCCCGCGTCCCCCGCTCAAGGAATATGTCGAGAGGTTTCCCGCGCTTTATGCTCAGGTCCTCAAGAACCGTCCAGGCGTCACCGGGCTTGCGACCATGATCTATCATGCCCATGAAGACCGGATCATGGCCCGCTGCAAGACGGCCGAAGCGACCGAGGCTGCCTATTACAGGCGCTGCCTTCCGACCAAGCTGCGGCTCGACCTGATCTATCAGCGCCGTCGCAACCTTCGCGTCGATCTCTGGATTATCTGGCATACCCTGATGACCGTGCTGATCCCGGCATGGCAGGGTCGGGGCCGGCGGCGGGTTCCCTCGGGCAAGCAAGGGCAGCCCGTGACCAAGGCACAGGCGCCCGATCGCGTGCCCGCAGAGTGA